A segment of the Ipomoea triloba cultivar NCNSP0323 chromosome 1, ASM357664v1 genome:
ttctttttttttttaagtcagcctattgaaacacaaagagatTTTTGATGTTTACAATATTGGTAGTAGACAAACCAATATCGAAAGAAACTATTATTTAATAGTCAATATTTGACTCTATCCAATTATGCACGTCCATGGACCAAACACAAATGGTTATACATTTACACCTAacacacatttatttatttatttatttttataataataataataataaaccaatGTCAAACACCACTTCCTAGCGAATAACGATGATTAATCATCAGTAATTCGgccatacaattaattaaagagACAATTTCAAACTTTATTAAAGGGACAATTACaaacttttaattattaaataatatgcGGTTACAAATGTGCTCTTTAATTAGTAACCAAAATAAATATTCTGTTCACAAAAGAATTTCCTTCAAGCCTCTGACTCAACTTGATAATGAAAAAGTAAATCATGGTGACTTAATGATTTATTAGGTTGAAGGATTAGTGTTCTTAGACTATCAAAGTTCAATCATGTGTTATTGTCTACAATCTATCGTCTAAGAACCAATTGAACTGTTCGTGCCGACgccaaaataattattttcatcatctacttgtattttttttttgaatacttgtaatagagttagtagtattcatcTACTTGTATTTTGGAGATCAAAATTGCAACATTCCCAATCAATTTAGTTTGTTATCcaaatggaaataaaaaacatttgaaacaaattaagaaataaattaaaattatagcaTCATCGGAGCAaacttattatttaatttatttataatttgtagttctaaaaaggaaaataacaattaccaaataattaaaaacaaaaaaaaaacaacctaaataaaaatttaaagatgAAATATAAGTacgaataaaaacaaaaaaataataattaagtacGAAAATGGTAAATctcccaaatatttattttatgtcaGGTAACGCACACAATAATTGTGTAAACTTTGtcccataaaaaaatatttgattggaGTAAAATTAGTGGGCgattatttttattgttcagAGAAGAGATGCTAATCACTTTTTATTATTCCTTCAATTCAAAATTACCGTTGATTATTATCACATGGCGGTGGGTCCCACCGCCATGATTTGTATAGAtgaccaaaatttgacgaataTTGGCCATTGGCCCCCGCCTTATCACTTACTCTCCATCTCTTTGTCCCGTAGTGCCCCCTTGGTGTGACATCAATGGCGGCCTGCATTTTGCACTAACCAATACccttatttttaaatgaaaaattctTTTTATACTATCGTCTAcccccttattattattattattattcacattttaataataatacacaagaaaacaaaaaagtgaaaatcTTTGTTGATATACGGCTATAATGCGCCTGTGGAGATggtatttgtataaaaatgcaGCCGGGCAGAAGACAAAAAAACATTTCATTCAGTGCCTGCTACTCGGTACCATAAAAGTTTCTGTATTTTAAATATTTCCGAAACCTTACAGTGATATATACGCAGTTACGCACTCTTTCTTGACTATATCGTAAGACATGGTGGTGGGCTCTGTGTTCTTGATCTTTTTTGGGTCTCCCCAGATTTGAACCAAGTGGCCATCCCCGTGTTTCACAGCCTTTTTGAGAAGGGAATCTCTGGGGACAGAGTTTCAGCTTCTGGGTTTCGCCTGGAAAACTATTAAGGTTGTTAAAGTTTGCATCTTTGCAGTGAATTCTTCTAGTTTGGAGCACTGGGTAATCTTCTATTTCTGGGAATTTCACTGGGGGATGATTGTTTTTCAGTTATAGAGGCAGAGTTTTGATCTCTATATCATTTCAAGGTACCTTTTATCTCTTTTCCCCTATTTTCCCCCAAAAAGGTTGCTTGTTTGGATTCAATTCATCTAATTAGGAGCAGATGAAAGCGACTGTTCACTGCagattttgactttttttttttggtttaaaccTACGGAAAGTCGTAAAGTTTAATCTCTTGATTTTGGGTTGTTGTTATCTGAGAAATTGAGATGATAAGTGATAAGTGATGATGCTGAAATATTAATCTGATGATGACGAAAATTTTCTGGTGTTCAAGTTATTGAAAGTAAAGTTTCTGGCTCCCCAAGTTCTTGAAAGTTTGGTGGATTTGGGGATAAGTAAGTGTTTCTCTGAACTGTTTGGATTTGATTTATAGGAGGTGAGAGAGAGATAGTTTCTGAGGTTGAGTGATGGAAAAACAGGCTAGTTTTCGTGGGGTGATGGAGAAACAGCAAAGTTTTCGAAATATGGAAAAGCAAAAGAGTTTCAAAGGACTGATGGAAAAGCAGAAAAGCTTTAGGATAGCAATGGAGAGGCAGCTGAGCTTTGGTGGTGAGAGGAAAAGGGGCAAGGATTCACCTGGGAAACGAGGTGATAACGCGCTTCACCTTGCTGCACGAGCAGGGAATCTAAGTAAGGTGAGGGAAATTTTACAGAGGTTTGACAGTAAAGCCATCAAGGATATGCTATCAAAGCAGAACCAAGAGGGTGAGACTGCTCTTTATGTCGCAGCTGAGAATGGGCACACCTTGGTTGTCGGAGAAATCTTGAAGCAGCTAGACCTTGAAACTGCCTCTATTGCCTCTAACAATGGATATGATGCATTCCATATTGCAGCCAAGCAGGGACATCTTGGTGAGTTTTCTGCATCTCTCTTTGTGTGTCTGTTTTGATATAGCAGcccctttattttatttcaggATTGGCATTTAGAACTGGTGATTCACTTACTGTTAAATTCagtttgtgttttgtgttaagGATCTGGGAATACTCAACTTGGCTTATACTAGTTGGGTAATCCAGGATTAGATCACGATGCTAAATAAAGAGAAACTTCCTGTAAATCTAAAGTTTGTGTCAGATGCACCTTGTATATATGCTAAGATATTGTTCTTTTGCCCTGAAATTGCAGAAGTTCTGAAGGAACTCTTGAATGTTTTCCCTAACTTAGTGATGACCACGGATTCATCCAATTCTACAGCCCTACACACGGCTGCTGGTCAAGGGCACGCTGATGTAGTTGATTTGCTTCTTGAAATTGATTCAAACCTTGCTAAGATAGCTCGGAACAATGGTAAGACTGTACTCCATACAGCAGCAAGAATGGGCCATTTGGAAGTGGTGAAATCGCTTGTAAACAAGGACCCCAGTATTGGCTTTAGGACGGACAAGAAAGGCCAAACTGCATTGCACATGGCGGTGAAGGGGCAAAACGTGGATATTGTGCTTGAATTAATCAAACCAGATCCAAGTGTACTAGCAATAGGAGATAACAAGGAAAACACCGCACTCCATATCGCAACAAGGAAGGGACGACCTCAGGTTCGTAATCgcatataattattattctcatCAAAGTTAGGATTTTTACATTTGAGGTCTGCAATAATAGAAAGTTTTTTCAATCATCGAATACAGATTTAAATTAAATGGTAGCAAATCATCAGTTATGTTGTTTATATGTAGCTAAAAGTCCCAAAGTTCTTGCCTTTCTGCCCGAAGTTGATTTCTGTCTAATACAATGTTATTTACATGACAGATGGTTCAACGCTTAATATCCATTGAGGGCATCAACATCAACGCAGTTAACAAGGCTGGAGAAACTGCTCTTGACATTGCGGAAAAGTTTGGACCTCCAGATGTTGTGACTATGTTAAAGGAGGCTGGAGCTACCCATTCCAAAGACCACGGGAAGCCTCCAAGTGCTGCAAAGCAACTCAAGCAGACGGTCAGCGATATAAAGCACGATGTTGAATCCCAGCTTCAACAGAGCCGACAGACTGGGTTCAGGGTAAGAAAAATAGCGAAGAAGGTGAAGAAGCTTCATATTAGTGGCCTTAACAACGCCATCAACTCTCTGACAGTTGTTGCCGTCCTTATTGCTACTGTTGCATTTGCCGCCATCTTCACTGTGCCAGGGCAATATgttgaaaaggaaaagaaagggTTTACTCTTGGTGAAGCCAACGTAGCACATAAAGCAGCTTTCATAGTCTTCTTCTTGTTTGACAGCCTTGCGTTATTCATCTCCATAGCTGTTGTCGTTGTCCAGACATCCGTGGTTGTGATAGAACAAAAGGCCAAGAAGCAGATGGTCTTCATTATAAACAAGCTCATGTGGGCGGCTTGCCTCTTCATCTCAGTTGCCTTTATTTCGCTTACTTATGTGGTGGTTGGAACTCGGGAGCAATGGCTAGCTATCTATTCTACCGTCGTAGGTGGAATGATCATGCTAACTACTATTGGCTCCATGTGCTACTGTGTAATTCGTCATAGGTTGGAGGAATCGAGGATGAGGAATATAAGGAAAGCTGAGACGCTGTCTCGTTCATTTTCAATGTCAATGGTGCCATCAGATTCAGAGCTTTATAATGAAAACTACAAGAGGATGTATGCAGTGTAGAAACAAACCATATTGGAAGCATATAGAAAACCCACGATAAGGGGCTATGATTCAGCATAGGACGAACAACATTAAAGCCTTGTGCAGAGCATAAATTGTATATGTGCACTGTGCACACTCAATGGATGATGGCATTTGCAGTTGGTTGATGCTGTATCCAAGATGAAGGCTTTAGAGAATCAGTTGGTTTCCTCTAAAACTTGTTCTCCCATTGTCGGTTGAGGACGAGCTTACCCCATGGCTGCAAATACCAGGTTGCTATTCTAGTAACAAGAAAGTGCGAATATGTTGTGAATTTCTGAGATAAATTGTAGAATGGCAACATTATAGTTGCTGTAATTAATAATAGTGCTATATTTGTTAAGTTCCTGCTCTTTTTCTATGCTTTGCTGATTTCACTTGTAACCTGATGATGCTGTACAGGTTTTGATGTcatagtgttgtaaaaatcagcTTAGACTGCCTCCTAGGCTGAAGGGTAGAATGGGAAAAATTTGCTTAGACCGTCGCCTAGGCTGAAGGGTAGAATGGGCAAGTCAGCCGTACTTGTtagaagtattaaaaaaatcagaTATTTTTTTAGTTGGGCATTCCTAATTAGCGCCTAGCAATTTCtacatctatatctatatatatatttatataataatagaagtgcttGTCCAATTTTCCCGCTCAAAATAAagattattttagtaaaatcattgatGTTATTAATTagcaataaattattacttacatattatatatgctctagTGGTATTGGTTTTGTGTAAATTCTTACTGGTGGACTCCACTGAATTTCTTGAAGATAAAGGCCACCATCTATGGTGACTATACTTTCGATTCGTCGTCTACAACGACACGGCTTATACATGGTCTGAGGCTTATCGGCATTGCATTCGCCTGGCATCGACGATCGTGTCCCTTGGGGCTAAGAGAAGACAAGATGATAATCCAAAACTATTAATATAAgttctaattaaatttttcaattaaatccGTGTATAatggtaattacaaatatagggTTAGGAAAAATTATTAGCAGGATTGATACTAGGtaatcaattttctaatataatttctctaatataattttcctatcatattttaattatttgatacttttcctaatatatcttacCTAAAaggattccttttttttttttttttaaatttaaaatactgaTTAATATATTAATCAGTTTATTATGATTATCAATACATCGCAATTTACAAGTAAGTATATATATCACatgtgtattttatattttatcaatgATTTTAGGATGTTTATTTCCATATAGAAAACATTATAAACtattataaatactattaaatattttacaaagtcaaATCCTTTATGTTGTATTAAACAAATCCTGTATGTTTGTTAATAAGGTGgatagtgtatatataggggtgaataataaaaataagaaccACAAAATGGTCCATCAAATAACCATTAAAAGTTACATAAGTAAactctcaaatattataattatttataactttacctttaattttattatttaaatatataatataaaaaattaatgtgtAATTTACTAGTTATAAATTACTACGATTGACTAATTAAAAACCAATTTCTGACAGTTGTGAAAAGCATTGCTCTCAAAATTACGCCAATAAGATTCAGATAACAAGCACCAAACACTttgatacaaattttttttttgtgtatgtatgtatgtttcaAGCAATGCCTTAAGATAACAACAGATGACACTTTTAATTTCCTGTGTTCTATGGCATATTTCAATAATGAAGTTCtacttttacattaaaaaaaaaaaaaaaaaaaaaaaaaaaaaaaaNTGATGCTGTACAGGTTTTGATGTcatagtgttgtaaaaatcagcTTAGACTGCCTCCTAGGCTGAAGGGTAGAATGGGAAAAATTTGCTTAGACCGTCGCCTAGGCTGAAGGGTAGAATGGGCAAGTCAGCCGTACTTGTtagaagtattaaaaaaatcagaTATTTTTTTAGTTGGGCATTCCTAATTAGCGCCTAGCAATTTCtacatctatatctatatatatatttatataataatagaagtgcttGTCCAATTTTCCCGCTCAAAATAAagattattttagtaaaatcattgatGTTATTAATTagcaataaattattacttacatattatatatgctctagTGGTATTGGTTTTGTGTAAATTCTTACTGGTGGACTCCACTGAATTTCTTGAAGATAAAGGCCACCATCTATGGTGACTATACTTTCGATTCGTCGTCTACAACGACACGGCTTATACATGGTCTGAGGCTTATCGGCATTGCATTCGCCTGGCATCGACGATCGTGTCCCTTGGGGCTAAGAGAAGACAAGATGATAATCCAAAACTATTAATATAAgttctaattaaatttttcaattaaatccGTGTATAatggtaattacaaatatagggTTAGGAAAAATTATTAGCAGGATTGATACTAGGtaatcaattttctaatataatttctctaatataattttcctatcatattttaattatttgatacttttcctaatatatcttacCTAAAaggattccttttttttttttttttaaatttaaaatactgaTTAATATATTAATCAGTTTATTATGATTATCAATACATCGCAATTTACAAGTAAGTATATATATCACatgtgtattttatattttatcaatgATTTTAGGATGTTTATTTCCATATAGAAAACATTATAAACtattataaatactattaaatattttacaaagtcaaATCCTTTATGTTGTATTAAACAAATCCTGTATGTTTGTTAATAAGGTGgatagtgtatatataggggtgaataataaaaataagaaccACAAAATGGTCCATCAAATAACCATTAAAAGTTACATAAGTAAactctcaaatattataattatttataactttacctttaattttattatttaaatatataatataaaaaattaatgtgtAATTTACTAGTTATAAATTACTACGATTGACTAATTAAAAACCAATTTCTGACAGTTGTGAAAAGCATTGCTCTCAAAATTACGCCAATAAGATTCAGATAACAAGCACCAAACACTttgatacaaattttttttttgtgtatgtatgtatgtttcaAGCAATGCCTTAAGATAACAACAGATGACACTTTTAATTTCCTGTGTTCTATGGCATATTTCAATAATGAAGTTCtacttttacattaaaaaaaaaaaaaaaaaaaaaaaaaaaaaaaaNaaaaaaaaaaaaaaaaaaaaaaagaagaaaaagcatATTTCTCTAATCACCAAAGTGATTGAACAACAATCATGCAAtgttatgtgtatgtgtgtgtctatataaataaaaataagattcAAAGTAAACTTGTTTTACTCAGTACAAACAGTTATTATTCAACTGATATCAAAACACAAAGTCATAACAGCTAACAAAAAGAGTATGTACGTGCactaaaaagaaagaaataatatatgtattttttataggTTCGAGGGAGATAGGATCACTCATCCTCCTCCTTCCAATTCCTTCCACAGTCGCCGCAAATGTATTTCGCCTTGATTTCACATCCACTTGTCATTCTCTGCCATGAAAGAAAGTAATATGTAAGCttcaattcaaattatttttaagacAGTATACGCAAGAGCATACCTCAAAGTAATTCATATTTTGGCTACGACAAAATAGACATGTAAAACGATTCTGGATTATGTGTATTCCAGCTGGTGGTGCAGGAGCCACATCACCATCAGGGACTTGTGCTTGTGCAGGGGCCACATCACCATTGTGCAGGGGCCACATCACCATCAGGGACTTGTGCTTGTGCAGGGGCCTCATCACCATCAGGGTCTTGTGCATGTGCAGGGGCGGGTCTTGTGCATGTGCAGGGgcctcatcctcatcatcatcggGGTCTTGTGCATGTGCAGGGgcctcatcctcatcatcatcggGGTCTTGTGCTTGTGCAGGGGCCTCATCACCATCGGGGTCTTGCGCATGTGCAGGGGCCTCATCACCATCGGGGTCTTGCATGTGCAGGGGCCTCATCACCATCGGGGTCTTGTGCTTGTGCAGGGGCCTCATCACCATCGGGGTCTTGTGCTTGTGCAGGGGCCACATCACCATCGGGGTCTTGTGCTTGTGCTTGTGCAGGGGCCACATCACCATCAGGGACTTGTGCTTGTGTAGGGGCCACATCACCATCAGGGACTTGTGCTTGTGCAGGGGCCACATCACCATCAGGGACCTTGTGCTTGTGCAGGGGCCACATCACCATCAGGGTCTTGTGCATGTGCATGTGCAGGGgcctcatcctcatcatcatcggGGTCTTGTGCTTGTCGGGGACTTGTGCAGGGTCAAGGACCTCATCACCATCGGGGACTTGTGCTTGTGCATGGGCCTCATCACCATCGAGGACTTGTGCTTGTGCAGGGGCCTCATCACCATCGGGGACTTGTGCTTGTGCATGGGCTTCATCACCATCGGGGTCTTGTGCTTGTGCTTGTGCAGGGGCCACATCCCCATCAGGGGCCTTGTGCTTGTGCAGGGGCCACATCCCCATCAGGGGCCTTGTGCTTGTGCAGGGGCCACATCCCCATCAGGGGCCTTGTGCTTGTGCAGGGGCCACATCACCATCGGGGTCTTGTGCTTGTGCAGGGGCCTCATCACCATCGGGGACTTGTGCTTGTGCATGGGCCTCATCACCATCGAGGACTTGTGCTTGTGCAGGGGCCTCATCACCATCGGGGACTTGTGCTTGTGCATGGGCTTCATCACCATCGGGGTCTTGTGCATGTGCAGGGGCCTCATCACCATCGAGGTCTTGTGCATGTGCAGGGGCCTCATCACCATCGGGGTCTTGTGCTTGTGCAGGGGCCTCATCACCATCGGGGTCTTGTGCAGGGGTCTTGTGCAGGGTCAGGGGcctcatcctcatcaccatCAGGGACTTGTGCAGGGTCATAGcctcatcctcatcaccatCAGGGACTTGTGCAGGGTCATAAAGAGAATCGTTAAAACAGTTACAAATATTATCGCATATACAGGAATCGAACACGAAAAAAGATTCAAATAAGAAATTACCACATTCTCCTCATAGTTGCAACTTCGACAAACCACTTTCTGACCAGGCAGCTCTGTGGATTCTGAGCGGGCTCTTTTGGGAATAACTGCGTATGGCTGATACAGCAGAAATAAATAAGTCAGTGTTTGAATGGATTGAGATTAATAACATACAAGATGTGGAGGGGAAACTATAGGAAACAGTATTCAGTATCAAGAACATAATGAAAACACCTGGGtagacaagaaattcaaattggAAACATTGTAGATTACTACGGCTGGTATGTCTGTTGATCAAATTTACATACAAGGAAACCAATTTCTGGCAGTTGTGAAAAGCATTGTTCTCAAAATTACACCAATAAGATTCAAATAACATATGTTTCAAGCAATGCCTTAAGATAACAACAGATGACACTGTTTAAATTTCCTGTGTTCTATGGTACATTTCAATAATGAAGTTCTacttttacataaaaaaaaaaaaaagagagcatATTTCTCCAATCCCCAAAGTGATTGAACAACAATCATAGTGAAGATTGGCATATTGACCTTTTCCACCTCCCCAGCTTCTCCTTTCCCTGCAGAGACATcaataatcaatctcaataatcaataaaagtaataaaaccGAATCCAAGAGAGAGATTCATAGTCTCATAGGAGTTTCATTCTTACATACGCAAATGACATGTATCAGTTCAGATATGCACAAAGTTgatgaatcaaattttatttaaaatgacaAACAACGTTATA
Coding sequences within it:
- the LOC116021787 gene encoding ankyrin repeat-containing protein At5g02620-like — translated: MEKQASFRGVMEKQQSFRNMEKQKSFKGLMEKQKSFRIAMERQLSFGGERKRGKDSPGKRGDNALHLAARAGNLSKVREILQRFDSKAIKDMLSKQNQEGETALYVAAENGHTLVVGEILKQLDLETASIASNNGYDAFHIAAKQGHLEVLKELLNVFPNLVMTTDSSNSTALHTAAGQGHADVVDLLLEIDSNLAKIARNNGKTVLHTAARMGHLEVVKSLVNKDPSIGFRTDKKGQTALHMAVKGQNVDIVLELIKPDPSVLAIGDNKENTALHIATRKGRPQMVQRLISIEGININAVNKAGETALDIAEKFGPPDVVTMLKEAGATHSKDHGKPPSAAKQLKQTVSDIKHDVESQLQQSRQTGFRVRKIAKKVKKLHISGLNNAINSLTVVAVLIATVAFAAIFTVPGQYVEKEKKGFTLGEANVAHKAAFIVFFLFDSLALFISIAVVVVQTSVVVIEQKAKKQMVFIINKLMWAACLFISVAFISLTYVVVGTREQWLAIYSTVVGGMIMLTTIGSMCYCVIRHRLEESRMRNIRKAETLSRSFSMSMVPSDSELYNENYKRMYAV
- the LOC115995890 gene encoding uncharacterized protein LOC115995890, translated to MVMWPLHKHKSLMVMWPLHKHKSLMVMWPLHKHKHKTPMVMWPLHKHKTPMVMRPLHKHKTPMVMRPLHMQDPDGDEAPAHAQDPDGDEAPAQAQDPDDDEDEAPAHAQDPDDDEDEAPAHAQDPPLHMHKTLMVMRPLHKHKSLMVMWPLHNGDVAPAQAQVPDGDVAPAPPAGIHIIQNRFTCLFCRSQNMNYFERMTSGCEIKAKYICGDCGRNWKEEDE